Within the Nocardioides humi genome, the region CGGGCTCGGCGAGCTCGGGCTCGGCGGGCTCGGCGGGGTCAGCGGGTTCGGCCGGCGCCGGCTCGGGGACGCCGCCCGCCGGCTCGGCGGCGAGCAGATCGTCGAGCGAGGTCCACGACCGCCGGGACGCGCGCTCGTCCCGCCCCCGGAACACCCGCCTCACCGGCCCTGCACCTCCGCCTCGAAGGCGCGCAGCGCCGGCTTCGCGGTCAGGTCCGGGCCCAGCAGACCGAACCCGTCCTGGTACGACGCGGTGGGACCGTCGATGTCGCGGTACCAGATGATCGGCCCGACGTAGGCGTAGCTCTCGCGGATCAGACGCACGGCGTCGCTGAGGTAGCGCGCCTGCTTGCGGGGCGTGACCGGGCGGTCCCACGCGTTGCCCTCGCTGTCGGTCCCGGTCGACCAGCCGAGCTCGGTGATCCAGATCTTCTTGTGGCGATCGCCCCACTCGTCCATCACCGCGCGCATCGCCGGGGTGTGGGTGAGCCGCCAGACGGCGCCGACCGAGGGGGTGTCGGGAGCGGCGTCGCTCGGCCCGACGTAGGGGTGGGTCGCCAGGACGTCGAAGCAGTCCTTGGCCCCGGCCCGGTAGGCCTTGCCCAGCCACGCGTCGTCGTTGTACATGAGACCGCCGAAGAGCACCGGCGAGTCGTCGTGCTCCTTGACGGCCGGGTAGGCGGCGCACAGCATCCGGGTGTAGGTGACCGGGTCGGCGCCGGTGAGGAAGCCGTCGAAGTTCGGCTCGTTCCACACCTCCCAGGCCGCGACGTCGTCGTGCCAGCGCTGCGCGGCCCGGCCGAGCGCGTTCGCGTAGTCCTGCGGGTTCGCCGGCGGGGCGTAGAGGCTCCCGGTCGTGCTGGCCCACGGCGGTGTCAGCCAGAAGGAGACGATCACCTGGAGGTTGCTGGCGCGGGCCCCGGCGAGGACGTCGTCGATGAGGCCGGCGTACCACGGGTCGAACGGGCCCGGGCCGTTCGGCTGGAGCGTGGCCCAGCCGACGTCGACCCGCACCCAGCGGGCACCGGAGGCGCTGAGCCGGTCCAT harbors:
- a CDS encoding cellulase family glycosylhydrolase, whose amino-acid sequence is MAPGAALPWQLDARSQSGVGHRPATGQESPRPSATPSTDPSAAPSNDAEPRRGDDALGFQLSAHHRADARRALKVMDRLSASGARWVRVDVGWATLQPNGPGPFDPWYAGLIDDVLAGARASNLQVIVSFWLTPPWASTTGSLYAPPANPQDYANALGRAAQRWHDDVAAWEVWNEPNFDGFLTGADPVTYTRMLCAAYPAVKEHDDSPVLFGGLMYNDDAWLGKAYRAGAKDCFDVLATHPYVGPSDAAPDTPSVGAVWRLTHTPAMRAVMDEWGDRHKKIWITELGWSTGTDSEGNAWDRPVTPRKQARYLSDAVRLIRESYAYVGPIIWYRDIDGPTASYQDGFGLLGPDLTAKPALRAFEAEVQGR